In a single window of the Euwallacea fornicatus isolate EFF26 chromosome 5, ASM4011564v1, whole genome shotgun sequence genome:
- the LOC136339079 gene encoding inositol monophosphatase 1-like: protein MSCPSELDTFYTVSLQLTKDCGQLIKERISSRTKKVETKSGAIDFVTETDQEVERLLIEGLSKAFPNHKFIGEESVSSGAHCDLTDAPTWIIDPVDGTMNFVHSFPHSCISIALFVNKLPAIGIVYNPMLNQLFTAQKGKGAYLNGQKISVSETKNLGDALILMEFGTSRDPERRNIILENQQKLMPQVHGLRALGSAALNMAMVACGAADAYFEFGIHIWDIAAGELIITEAGGVVIDPAGGEIDRLSRRVVGASSLELAKQLAKELSQFYPERD from the exons ATGTCTTGTCCCAGCGAACTCGATACATTTTACACAGTATCTCTTCAGTTGACGAAAGACTGCGGCCAG CTAATCAAAGAGCGTATTTCATCGCGTACCAAAAAAGTCGAGACGAAATCTGGAGCCATTGATTTCGTAACTGAAACTGATCAGGAAGTCGAACGCTTGCTCATCGAAGGCCTCTCGAAAGCTTTCCCTAACCACAAATTCATTGGCGAAGAGAGCGTCTCCAGTGGAGCGCACTGCGATCTTACAGATGCCCCTACATGGATCATAGATCCTGTTGATGGCACCATGAATTTTGTGCATTCATTCCCTCACTCATGTATTTCAATAGCCTTGTTTGTCAACAAACTTCCTGCTATTGGAATTGTGTATAATCCAATGCTGAATCAGCTGTTTACTGCTCAAAAGGGCAAGGGGGCATATTTGAATGGTCAGAAGATCAGCGTGTCTGAGACTAAAAACTTGGGAGatgctttaattttaatggagTTTGGAACTAGTCGAGACCCAGAGAGGAGAAATATTATTCTGGAGAATCAGCAGAAGTTGATGCCTCAAGTGCATGG GCTTCGAGCTTTGGGTTCTGCAGCTTTAAACATGGCAATGGTAGCATGTGGAGCTGCTGATGCTTACTTTGAATTTGGCATTCATATCTGGGACATTGCAGCAGGGGAGCTTATTATAACAGAGGCTGGGGGTGTGGTTATTGATCCTGCAGGAGGGGAG ATTGATAGATTGTCAAGGAGAGTTGTGGGGGCCAGTTCTTTAGAGTTGGCCAAACAGTTAGCCAAAGAGCTGTCTCAGTTTTACCCTGAGAGAGATTGA